From Delphinus delphis chromosome X, mDelDel1.2, whole genome shotgun sequence, a single genomic window includes:
- the LOC132417998 gene encoding small integral membrane protein 10-like protein 2A — protein sequence MAASAALSAAAAAAAMSGLAVRLSRSAAARGSYGAFCKGLTRTLITFFDLAWRLRMNFPYFYIVASVMLNVRLQVRIE from the coding sequence ATGGCAGCGTCGGCGGCCCTgtctgcggcggcggcggcggctgccaTGTCGGGCCTGGCGGTGCGGCTGTCTCGCTCGGCTGCGGCCCGCGGCTCGTACGGCGCCTTCTGCAAGGGGCTCACGCGCACGCTGATCACCTTCTTCGACCTGGCCTGGCGGCTGCGCATGAACTTCCCCTACTTCTACATCGTGGCCTCGGTGATGCTCAACGTCCGCCTGCAGGTGCGGATCGAGTGA